One region of Turicibacter bilis genomic DNA includes:
- a CDS encoding class I SAM-dependent methyltransferase, which yields MKENKYDDNIFFQKYSQMSRSQQGLAGAGEWETLRKLLPDFKDKRVLDLGCGYGWHCIYAMEHGASSVVGVDISHKMLEVAKEKTHFPQVEYKCCAIEDVEFPEESFDVILSSLAFHYVADYEILVKKIYRILKSGGKLVFTVEHPVFTAYGTQDWHYNEKGEILHFPVDNYYYEGKRTAVFLGEKVTKYHRTLTTYLNTLLSNGFIINQIVEPQPPENMMDIPGMQDEMRRPMMLIVSANKKMDR from the coding sequence ATGAAAGAAAACAAATATGATGATAATATATTTTTTCAAAAATACAGTCAAATGAGTCGCTCACAGCAGGGACTAGCCGGTGCAGGAGAATGGGAAACATTGAGAAAGCTGCTGCCGGATTTTAAAGATAAGCGTGTGCTTGATTTAGGATGCGGCTATGGATGGCACTGTATTTATGCGATGGAACACGGTGCTTCTTCTGTTGTAGGTGTTGATATTTCTCATAAAATGCTCGAGGTAGCCAAAGAAAAAACACATTTTCCACAGGTTGAATATAAATGCTGTGCTATAGAAGATGTGGAATTCCCAGAGGAGAGTTTTGATGTAATATTAAGTTCACTTGCGTTTCACTATGTAGCAGATTATGAGATTTTAGTAAAAAAGATATATAGAATACTGAAGTCTGGGGGTAAGCTAGTTTTTACGGTTGAACATCCTGTTTTTACTGCCTATGGAACACAAGACTGGCATTATAACGAAAAAGGAGAAATACTGCATTTTCCAGTGGATAATTATTATTATGAGGGCAAACGGACAGCTGTGTTTTTGGGAGAAAAGGTTACAAAATATCATAGAACACTGACCACATATCTAAATACACTGCTTTCAAATGGTTTTATAATAAATCAGATTGTGGAGCCGCAGCCGCCGGAAAACATGATGGATATTCCGGGGATGCAGGATGAAATGCGCCGTCCCATGATGCTGATTGTATCGGCCAACAAAAAAATGGATAGATAG
- a CDS encoding cysteine ABC transporter substrate-binding protein, which yields MKKCLLCLVTLLLTLGVFTACQTSSSDDSQSKARTVEEIKQSGKIVIGVFSDKKPFGYVDSNGDYQGYDVYFGNRIAKDLGVEVEYVPVEAASRVEYLVSNKVDIILANFTVTEERKEKVDFTLPYMKVALGVVSPDKALITDVEDLKGKTLIVCKGTTAETFFTENYPEVNLLKFDQYSEAYNALLDGRGDALSTDNTEVLAWAIENEGFSVGIESLGNIDTIAAAVQKGNQDLLDWLNNEIVELGKEKFFHADYEETLAPVYGEAADADNIVVEGGVVE from the coding sequence ATGAAAAAGTGTTTATTATGTTTGGTTACTTTATTGTTAACGTTAGGTGTTTTTACAGCGTGTCAAACTTCTTCATCGGATGATAGCCAATCAAAAGCAAGAACGGTTGAGGAAATTAAACAAAGTGGCAAAATTGTCATTGGCGTATTTAGTGATAAAAAACCATTTGGGTACGTTGATTCTAACGGAGATTATCAAGGGTATGATGTTTATTTTGGTAATCGTATCGCCAAAGACCTTGGGGTAGAAGTTGAGTATGTACCAGTTGAAGCAGCGAGTCGTGTAGAGTATTTAGTTTCTAATAAAGTCGATATTATTTTAGCGAACTTTACAGTGACTGAAGAGCGAAAAGAAAAAGTAGATTTTACGCTTCCTTATATGAAAGTGGCTCTTGGTGTCGTTTCACCTGATAAGGCTTTAATTACAGATGTAGAAGATTTAAAAGGTAAAACGTTAATAGTATGTAAGGGAACGACAGCAGAGACATTTTTTACAGAAAATTATCCAGAAGTTAACTTATTAAAATTTGATCAGTACAGCGAAGCTTATAATGCGTTATTAGATGGTCGTGGAGATGCGCTTTCTACGGATAATACAGAAGTATTAGCATGGGCCATTGAAAATGAGGGATTTAGTGTTGGAATTGAATCATTAGGAAATATTGATACGATTGCAGCGGCAGTTCAAAAAGGGAATCAAGATTTATTAGATTGGTTAAATAATGAAATTGTTGAACTCGGAAAAGAAAAATTCTTCCATGCCGATTATGAAGAAACATTAGCTCCAGTTTATGGGGAGGCAGCAGATGCAGATAATATTGTTGTAGAAGGCGGTGTGGTTGAGTAA
- a CDS encoding IS1380 family transposase gives MIHQEQLRFNQKIKFNFKGGDLTSDAGLLLIQEFMHHMKFPELLKQYFYLETDQAIRTHTNHDLCLQQIYQTIAGYHCADDADELRAEPLVTQLLNKTSLASQPTLSRFYHRLTKDTSKQFELINQKLLSQFYQVETPHHFIFDVDSTHFQTYGHQYGNSFNAHYQAQGFHPLMVFDGMTGDCLKVELRAGNVYTSRNVVSFLGPVLSRYKKEFPLNYRIVRGDSGFAHKELYKLCETLDTKYLIRLKANATLYRLAQEVTGDLLADCSLQYSQQLYGEFDYQAKSWDRPRRVIVQVRRKAGELIPDYLFLVTNMETRPEMVVNLYAKRGTMENYIKECKNGFRMDKVSHKHLMTNVNRIQLVVLAYNLINGFRRLTLPREFSNMQIETLRTKLIKIAAKRVKQSRRILFKLCSHHPYKEVFHHCLKTIQAIQLE, from the coding sequence ATGATACATCAAGAACAACTTCGTTTCAATCAAAAGATTAAATTTAATTTTAAGGGTGGGGATTTAACATCGGATGCAGGACTGTTGTTAATTCAAGAATTTATGCATCACATGAAGTTTCCAGAACTCTTAAAACAATACTTTTATTTAGAGACTGATCAGGCGATTCGAACTCATACGAATCACGACCTTTGTCTCCAACAAATTTATCAAACCATTGCTGGTTACCATTGTGCAGATGATGCCGATGAATTAAGAGCCGAACCACTAGTCACACAGTTACTTAACAAGACTTCCTTAGCTTCACAACCCACGTTATCTCGTTTTTATCATCGACTCACCAAGGACACAAGTAAGCAATTTGAACTCATCAATCAAAAGCTATTATCGCAATTTTATCAAGTCGAAACGCCTCATCATTTTATTTTTGATGTGGATTCCACTCATTTTCAAACGTATGGACACCAATATGGGAATTCCTTTAATGCTCACTATCAAGCACAAGGCTTTCATCCTCTCATGGTTTTTGATGGAATGACTGGAGACTGTTTAAAAGTTGAGCTTCGTGCGGGCAATGTTTATACCTCACGAAATGTCGTTTCTTTTCTTGGTCCCGTACTCTCTCGTTATAAAAAAGAATTTCCTTTAAACTATCGAATCGTTCGTGGAGACAGTGGCTTCGCTCATAAAGAACTTTATAAATTGTGCGAAACATTAGATACGAAGTATCTGATTCGCCTAAAAGCGAACGCCACGTTATATCGATTAGCACAAGAAGTGACGGGTGACTTATTAGCGGATTGTTCACTGCAATATTCTCAACAACTTTATGGGGAGTTTGACTATCAAGCAAAGAGTTGGGATCGGCCAAGACGTGTCATCGTTCAAGTGAGACGAAAAGCAGGCGAACTCATTCCCGATTATTTATTTTTAGTGACGAACATGGAAACAAGACCAGAGATGGTGGTCAATCTATACGCTAAACGCGGGACGATGGAAAACTATATCAAAGAGTGTAAAAATGGGTTTAGAATGGATAAGGTGAGTCATAAACACTTGATGACTAATGTCAACCGAATTCAACTCGTGGTGTTAGCCTACAATCTTATCAATGGATTCAGACGATTAACATTACCTCGTGAGTTTTCTAACATGCAGATTGAAACTTTAAGGACCAAGCTCATTAAAATCGCTGCCAAGCGAGTGAAACAATCACGAAGAATCCTGTTCAAACTCTGTAGTCACCATCCTTACAAAGAAGTTTTCCATCACTGTTTAAAAACGATTCAGGCCATTCAGTTAGAGTAA
- a CDS encoding HD domain-containing protein, producing the protein MLKEKIIIEMKEVFKEIPFGIEHTLKVLKNAEDIMNGENIGEEEKEFISITAILHDIGAVEAQKKYGSIDGVYQEKEGPAVAKEILKKVGYNKNIDRICFIIGNHHTPSKIDGLDFQIQWEADLLENLTVMDKEKEQEKIKKCIGENFKTNTGKRIAYNRFILD; encoded by the coding sequence ATGCTTAAAGAAAAAATTATTATAGAGATGAAAGAAGTATTCAAAGAAATTCCTTTTGGCATAGAGCATACTCTTAAAGTTTTGAAAAATGCAGAAGATATAATGAACGGAGAAAATATCGGAGAGGAAGAAAAAGAATTCATCAGTATTACTGCTATACTACATGATATTGGTGCGGTTGAAGCACAAAAAAAATACGGTTCTATTGATGGTGTCTATCAAGAAAAGGAAGGACCAGCAGTAGCGAAAGAAATATTAAAAAAGGTAGGCTATAACAAAAATATTGATAGAATATGCTTTATAATAGGCAACCATCATACTCCATCTAAAATTGATGGACTTGATTTTCAAATACAATGGGAAGCTGATTTGCTTGAAAATTTAACGGTTATGGATAAAGAAAAAGAACAGGAAAAGATAAAAAAGTGTATAGGTGAAAACTTTAAAACAAACACAGGAAAAAGGATAGCTTATAATCGCTTTATTTTAGATTAG
- a CDS encoding amino acid ABC transporter permease has protein sequence MKEWGISVLFEGRNFIRLLEGLWVTLEISLISVFISVILGVGMGILMSVNSRIMKFICRIYLESVRIIPQLVLLFLAYFGLSKSFGVNLSGEVAAVLVFSFWGIAEMGDLVRGALSSIPKHQYETGLAIGLSKRQLYQYVIIPQTIRRLLPQMINLVTRMIKTTSLIVLIGVVEVVKVGQQIIEASRLTVPSAALWIYGVIFLLYFIICYPISLLATKLEKRWEV, from the coding sequence ATGAAGGAGTGGGGAATTAGTGTTTTATTTGAAGGAAGGAATTTTATTCGTTTATTAGAGGGGTTATGGGTTACGTTAGAAATCTCATTAATCTCGGTTTTCATTTCAGTGATTTTAGGGGTTGGAATGGGAATTTTAATGAGTGTAAATTCTAGAATTATGAAGTTTATCTGTCGTATCTACTTAGAGAGTGTTCGAATTATTCCACAATTAGTGTTACTGTTTTTAGCTTATTTTGGCTTAAGTAAGTCGTTTGGAGTTAACTTATCAGGTGAGGTCGCTGCAGTTTTAGTTTTTTCTTTTTGGGGAATTGCAGAAATGGGAGACTTAGTACGTGGGGCATTAAGTTCTATTCCAAAACATCAATATGAAACGGGACTTGCGATTGGGTTAAGTAAGCGACAGCTTTATCAATATGTCATTATTCCTCAAACGATTCGAAGATTATTACCTCAGATGATTAATTTAGTGACACGTATGATTAAAACAACCTCGTTAATTGTACTAATCGGTGTTGTAGAGGTAGTAAAGGTTGGTCAACAAATTATTGAAGCTTCTCGATTAACAGTACCAAGTGCTGCTCTTTGGATTTATGGTGTTATCTTTCTTCTTTACTTTATTATCTGTTATCCAATTTCATTACTAGCGACGAAGTTAGAGAAGCGGTGGGAGGTGTAA
- a CDS encoding amino acid ABC transporter ATP-binding protein: protein MSETILKLNHVTKSYDQNVIFSDLSLEVKKGEVVVILGPSGCGKSTLLRCINGLEKIQEGDILLEDELIGHQSKQMPLIRQKIGMVFQSYELFPHMDVLHNIILGPTKAQGRDKAETIKEAERLLARVGLLDKKNAYPRQLSGGQKQRVAIVRALCMKPEILLFDEVTAALDPEMVREVLDVILSLAKEGSTMVIVTHEMEFARAIADRIIFLDEGKIIEEADPETFFTNPKTKRAKQFLNLFKFE from the coding sequence ATGAGTGAAACGATATTAAAGTTAAACCATGTGACGAAAAGTTATGATCAAAATGTTATTTTTTCAGATTTATCATTAGAAGTAAAAAAAGGAGAAGTCGTTGTAATTTTAGGACCATCTGGTTGTGGAAAAAGTACCTTACTTCGATGCATTAATGGACTAGAAAAAATTCAAGAAGGAGATATCTTACTAGAGGATGAATTGATTGGTCATCAAAGTAAGCAAATGCCATTGATTAGACAGAAAATTGGCATGGTATTTCAAAGTTATGAATTGTTTCCACATATGGATGTATTACATAACATTATCTTAGGCCCTACAAAAGCGCAAGGACGTGATAAAGCCGAAACCATTAAAGAAGCCGAAAGATTACTCGCTCGAGTGGGATTGCTTGATAAGAAAAACGCATATCCACGTCAATTATCTGGTGGGCAAAAACAACGGGTGGCTATCGTTCGTGCCCTTTGTATGAAGCCAGAAATTTTATTGTTTGATGAGGTGACAGCTGCCCTTGACCCAGAAATGGTTCGAGAAGTATTAGATGTGATTCTTTCCCTTGCTAAAGAAGGAAGTACGATGGTAATCGTCACACATGAAATGGAATTTGCCCGTGCGATTGCTGATCGAATTATCTTTTTAGATGAAGGGAAAATCATTGAAGAAGCAGATCCAGAAACATTTTTTACAAATCCAAAAACAAAAAGGGCAAAACAGTTTTTAAATCTATTTAAATTTGAATAG
- a CDS encoding amino acid ABC transporter permease codes for MDFEFIRTYTPMYVEAAKLTISIAFLGILLSTFWGFICCVIRYYKVPILQRIIGVYIELSRNTPLLIQLFFLYFGLPKLGIFLSSEACGVLGLTFLGGSYMAEAFRSGLEAIPISQTESGLSLGLTKWQVLRYIVIPQAAVVSLPAFTANTIFLIKETSVFSVVALADLMYVAKGLIGLYYKTDESLLMLVISYLLLLLPISLILSFIERKVRYEGVGN; via the coding sequence ATGGATTTTGAATTTATTAGGACGTATACACCGATGTATGTAGAGGCTGCTAAGTTAACCATTAGTATTGCTTTTTTAGGAATTTTATTATCTACTTTTTGGGGATTTATTTGTTGTGTGATTCGATATTATAAAGTTCCAATTTTACAGCGAATCATTGGTGTGTATATTGAGCTTTCAAGAAATACTCCTCTATTAATTCAGTTGTTTTTCTTGTATTTCGGATTGCCGAAGCTAGGAATCTTTTTAAGTTCTGAAGCATGCGGGGTATTAGGGTTAACCTTTTTAGGTGGAAGTTATATGGCTGAGGCGTTTCGTAGTGGGCTTGAGGCTATTCCAATAAGTCAAACAGAATCAGGATTAAGTTTAGGATTAACAAAATGGCAAGTGTTACGATACATTGTTATTCCACAGGCAGCTGTTGTTTCTTTACCTGCTTTTACTGCCAATACAATTTTTTTAATTAAGGAAACATCTGTCTTTAGTGTTGTCGCACTTGCGGATTTAATGTATGTCGCTAAAGGATTAATCGGGTTATATTATAAAACAGATGAATCATTACTGATGTTAGTTATTTCTTACTTACTGCTGTTATTACCGATTTCCCTAATTTTAAGCTTCATTGAAAGGAAGGTGCGCTATGAAGGAGTGGGGAATTAG